Within the Pedosphaera parvula Ellin514 genome, the region ATTCAAAGTATTTACTTTGATGACTTTAACTTTGAACAGCTCCTGAACCGCTTGACGGATCTGAATCTTGTTGGCGCGACGATCAGCCACAATGGTGTACTGATTCAGCTTTTCAGACTGCTGGGTCCCCTTTTCAGTCAGGCGGACAGTTTTAACAATTTCGAAAGAGTTCATATGCTTGCTTATTCCTTACCCAAACGCTCCTCTACTTTTTCAAACGCGCTGCGAGTAAACACCAACTTGTCACTGCGCAGGATTTGGTAAGTATTAACCGAATCGCTGGTTGCAACTTC harbors:
- the rplW gene encoding 50S ribosomal protein L23; its protein translation is MNSFEIVKTVRLTEKGTQQSEKLNQYTIVADRRANKIQIRQAVQELFKVKVIKVNTLNVRGKSRRKRTTQAGQAPNWKKALVTLKEGDKITLT